The following proteins are co-located in the Oncorhynchus gorbuscha isolate QuinsamMale2020 ecotype Even-year linkage group LG22, OgorEven_v1.0, whole genome shotgun sequence genome:
- the gjc2 gene encoding gap junction protein gamma 2 — translation MTTMSWSFLTRLLEEIHNHSTFVGKVWLTVLIIFRIVLTAVGGESIYSDEQTKFTCNTKQPGCDNVCYDAFAPLSHVRFWVFQIIMISTPSVMYLGYAIHKIARASEVDRRKFHRRNKPIRAHRWRESHPLEEVLENEDDDAEPMIYQEDVVEVQEVKLEPAKPQKHDGRRRIMQEGLMRIYVLQLLSRAVFEIGFLVGQYLLYGFHVNPFYVCNKVPCPHRVDCFISRPTEKTIFLLIMYVVSCLCLLLNVCEMFHLGIGKFRDTLRKRRNQGGRRTSYSYPYSRNIPTSPPMYNLVMKSDKPNRIIPNSLITHHEKNMANNALEHHQDCTSPDENIPSDLASLHRHLQVAQEQLDMAFQTYNTNKNQPTSGTSSPVSGGTMAEQNRVNTAQENQGARPKSATTEKAATIVKNGKTSVWI, via the coding sequence ATGACCACCATGAGCTGGAGCTTTCTAACTCGTCTTCTGGAAGAGATCCACAACCATTCCACCTTTGTGGGGAAAGTGTGGCTCACAGTACTCATCATATTCCGTATCGTGCTGACTGCCGTGGGGGGCGAGTCCATCTACTCGGACGAGCAGACCAAGTTTACCTGCAACACCAAGCAGCCCGGCTGTGACAACGTGTGCTATGATGCCTTCGCTCCACTTTCGCATGTTCGCTTCTGGGTCTTCCAGATCATCATGATCTCCACCCCCTCTGTCATGTACCTGGGCTATGCCATACACAAGATAGCCCGCGCTTCCGAGGTGGATCGCCGGAAGTTCCACCGCCGGAATAAACCCATTCGGGCCCACAGGTGGAGGGAGAGCCACCCGCTTGAGGAGGTGTTGGAGAATGAGGACGATGATGCAGAGCCCATGATCTACCAGGAGGATGTGGTGGAAGTCCAGGAGGTCAAGCTGGAGCCAGCCAAGCCGCAGAAACATGACGGCCGCCGGCGGATCATGCAAGAGGGCCTGATGAGGATCTACGTTCTGCAGCTTCTGTCCCGGGCTGTATTTGAGATTGGCTTCCTGGTGGGCCAGTATCTTCTCTATGGCTTCCATGTTAATCCGTTCTATGTGTGCAATAAGGTGCCCTGTCCACACAGGGTAGACTGCTTCATCTCTCGGCCCACAGAGAAGACCATATTCTTGCTCATCATGTACGTGGTCAGCTGCCTCTGCCTGCTCCTTAATGTTTGCGAGATGTTCCACTTGGGTATCGGAAAGTTCCGGGACACTCTCCGCAAGAGGAGGAACCAGGGGGGGCGACGGACATCGTACAGCTACCCGTACTCTCGTAACATTCCCACCTCTCCCCCCATGTACAACCTGGTCATGAAGTCAGACAAGCCCAACAGGATCATCCCCAACAGTCTTATCACCCACCATGAGAAGAACATGGCCAACAATGCCCTAGAACATCACCAAGATTGCACCAGTCCAGACGAGAACATCCCCTCAGACCTGGCCAGCCTGCACCGCCACCTACAGGTGGCCCAAGAGCAGCTTGACATGGCTTTCCAGACCTACAATACTAACAAGAACCAGCCCACCTCCGGGACAAGTAGTCCAGTGTCTGGGGGTACCATGGCAGAGCAGAACAGGGTCAACACAGCCCAGGAGAACCAAGGAGCCAGGCCGAAATCAGCCACTACAGAGAAAGCTGCGACCATTGTAAAGAACGGAAAGACTTCTGTGTGGATTTAA